A stretch of Camelina sativa cultivar DH55 chromosome 18, Cs, whole genome shotgun sequence DNA encodes these proteins:
- the LOC104762562 gene encoding peroxidase 71 codes for MGSVRSLCLFITFLSCLISSVHGQAAIRPGPVTGTRIGFYATTCPTAETIVRNAVNAGFSSDPRIAPGILRMHFHDCFVQGCDGSILISGANTERTAGPNVNLRGFEVIDNAKTQLEAACPGVVSCADILALAARDTVVLTRGTSWQVPTGRRDGRVSLASNVNNLPGPRDSVAVQQQKFSALGLNTRDLVVLVGGHTIGTAGCGTFRNRLFNSTGQPADPTIDPTFLAQLQTQCPQNGDASVRVDLDTGSGTTWDTSYYNNLSRGRGVLQSDQVLWTDPATRPIVQQLMAPRSTFNFDFARSMVRMSNIGVVTGANGEIRRVCSAVN; via the exons ATGGGTTCAGTTAGATCATTGTGTTTATTCATAACCTTCCTTAGTTGTCTCATCAGCTCGGTCCATGGCCAAGCCGCCATAAGGCCGGGTCCTGTTACTGGCACAAGGATCGGGTTTTATGCGACCACGTGTCCTACAGCTGAAACCATCGTCCGAAATGCCGTGAATGCTGGTTTCAGTTCCGACCCCAGAATCGCACCCGGAATATTGAGAATGCATTTCCACGACTGTTTTGTTCAAGGCTGTGACGGTTCGATCCTTATATCCGGAGCTAACACCGAGAGAACCGCCGGTCCGAACGTCAATCTCCGTGGATTTGAAGTCATAGACAACGCCAAAACGCAGCTCGAAGCCGCGTGTCCAGGAGTTGTATCTTGTGCTGATATTTTAGCCTTGGCCGCTCGTGACACTGTCGTCCTC ACGAGAGGAACAAGCTGGCAAGTACCAACGGGACGTAGAGATGGTCGAGTTTCTTTGGCGTCGAATGTTAACAATCTCCCTGGTCCCCGTGACTCTGTTGCcgtacaacaacaaaaattctcGGCTTTAGGACTTAATACCCGTGATCTCGTCGTCCTCGTTG GAGGACACACGATCGGAACAGCAGGATGCGGTACATTCAGGAACAGGCTTTTCAATAGCACCGGACAACCCGCGGATCCAACCATAGACCCAACATTTCTGGCGCAGCTTCAAACACAATGTCCCCAAAACGGAGACGCTTCAGTCCGCGTTGATCTTGACACTGGAAGCGGTACCACTTGGGACACTTCTTACTACAACAACCTAAGCCGTGGCCGTGGGGTTCTCCAGTCCGATCAAGTCCTTTGGACCGATCCAGCCACTAGACCCATAGTGCAACAATTGATGGCTCCTAGAAGCACCTTCAACTTTGATTTTGCGAGGTCGATGGTCAGGATGAGTAATATTGGTGTGGTTACGGGGGCTAATGGGGAAATCCGTAGGGTTTGCTCTGCGGTTAATTAA
- the LOC104762563 gene encoding uncharacterized protein LOC104762563 — MSSAGDVKDQSVEGNLTNEAEKSMPSSHQEEAAVKKKYGGLMPKKPPLISKDHERAYFDSADWALGKQGVAKPKGPLEALRPKLQPTQQQTRYRKSPMTPSEGDEDGGAAQAEGGRGNQA, encoded by the exons ATGTCTAGCGCAGGGGATGTGAAAGACCAATCAGTGGAAGGAAACCTCACCAATGAAGCTGAGAAGTCAATGCCATCATCACATCAGGAG GAGGCTGCTGTAAAGAAGAAGTATGGAGGGCTCATGCCAAAGAAACCACCACTCATCTCTAAG GATCATGAGCGAGCATACTTTGACTCAGCTGACTGGGCTCTTGGAAAG CAAGGTGTTGCGAAGCCAAAGGGACCCCTTGAAGCTCTTCGTCCCAAGTTACAG CCAACGCAGCAACAGACGCGTTACAGGAAGTCCCCAATGACTCCATCTGAGGGTGATGAAG ATGGAGGAGCTGCTCAGGCAGAGGGAGGTCGGGGCAACCAGGCGTAG